One stretch of Streptomyces sp. A2-16 DNA includes these proteins:
- a CDS encoding TetR/AcrR family transcriptional regulator has product MLVRMTTNADAPQTRPRRRAPAGAAVLREDVTEAIRAAVFEELAAVGYARMSIEGIARRAGVGKTAVYRRWRSKLHLVLDVVSEIAVMGLPVPDTGSLEDDLRMLYEVTSRALRHPVASQIIPDLQAEAARNPEIAEALQNALQKGQEGVASNIITAAERRGELRAGFNDELALDLISGPLYWRSVVIRSPKLPKGYLAALARATTEALKAL; this is encoded by the coding sequence ATGCTGGTCCGCATGACGACCAACGCCGACGCGCCGCAGACCCGTCCGCGCCGCCGTGCCCCGGCAGGAGCCGCCGTACTCCGTGAGGATGTGACGGAAGCCATTCGGGCCGCCGTCTTCGAGGAGCTCGCGGCCGTCGGCTACGCGCGGATGTCGATCGAGGGAATCGCGCGCCGCGCGGGCGTCGGCAAGACCGCGGTCTACCGCCGTTGGCGTTCCAAGCTGCACCTGGTCCTCGATGTCGTCTCGGAGATCGCGGTGATGGGCCTGCCGGTGCCGGACACGGGCTCGTTGGAGGACGATCTGCGGATGCTGTACGAGGTGACCTCCCGGGCGTTGCGGCATCCGGTGGCCTCGCAGATCATCCCGGACCTGCAGGCCGAGGCGGCCCGCAACCCCGAGATCGCGGAGGCTCTGCAGAACGCGTTGCAGAAGGGCCAGGAGGGTGTGGCCAGCAACATCATCACGGCGGCCGAGCGGCGCGGGGAGCTCCGCGCGGGCTTCAACGACGAGCTGGCCCTGGATCTGATCTCCGGCCCTCTGTACTGGCGCTCGGTGGTGATCCGCAGCCCGAAGCTGCCGAAGGGGTATCTCGCGGCGCTGGCCCGGGCGACGACGGAAGCCTTGAAGGCGCTCTGA
- a CDS encoding ABC transporter ATP-binding protein produces the protein MADIANDQIPTVVVDGVDIVYRVNGTGAGKGSATAALNRMLRRGQAEKAAGVRKVHAVKNVSFVAYRGEAIGLIGTNGSGKSTLLKAVAGLLPVENGRIYTDGQPSLLGVNAALMNDLTGERNVHLGGLAMGMSREQVRDRYQEIVDFSGINEKGDFITLPMRTYSSGMAARLRFSIAAAKDHDVLLIDEALATGDRSFQKRSEDRIRELRKHAGTVFLVSHSNKSIRDTCDRVLWLERGELRMDGPTDEVLAAYEDFTGGPDKAKAQPKVAA, from the coding sequence GTGGCTGACATCGCGAACGACCAGATCCCCACCGTCGTGGTCGACGGCGTCGACATCGTCTACCGCGTCAACGGCACCGGCGCGGGCAAGGGCTCGGCGACCGCCGCCCTCAACCGCATGCTGCGCCGGGGTCAGGCCGAGAAGGCGGCGGGCGTACGCAAGGTGCACGCCGTCAAGAACGTGTCGTTCGTCGCGTACAGGGGCGAGGCGATCGGGCTGATCGGCACCAACGGTTCCGGCAAGTCGACCCTGCTCAAGGCGGTCGCGGGCCTGCTCCCAGTGGAGAACGGCCGTATCTACACCGACGGCCAGCCCTCCCTCCTCGGCGTCAACGCGGCGCTGATGAACGACCTCACCGGCGAGCGCAACGTCCATCTCGGCGGCCTCGCGATGGGCATGTCCCGCGAGCAGGTCAGGGACCGCTATCAGGAGATCGTCGACTTCTCCGGCATCAACGAGAAGGGCGACTTCATCACCCTCCCGATGCGCACCTACTCCTCCGGCATGGCGGCCCGGCTGCGCTTCTCCATCGCCGCGGCCAAGGACCACGACGTCCTGCTCATCGACGAGGCCCTGGCCACCGGTGACCGTTCCTTCCAGAAGCGCTCCGAGGATCGCATTCGTGAGCTCCGCAAGCACGCGGGCACGGTGTTCCTGGTCAGCCACAGCAACAAGTCGATCCGTGACACCTGCGACCGGGTGCTGTGGCTGGAGCGCGGCGAACTGCGCATGGACGGCCCCACCGACGAGGTCCTGGCGGCCTACGAGGACTTCACGGGCGGCCCGGACAAGGCGAAGGCGCAGCCGAAGGTCGCCGCCTGA
- a CDS encoding ABC transporter permease, producing the protein MSQVLDTPPPTAPPAEGDLSALAARHGLAVSGARPSLPVYVRQLWARRHFITAFSTAKLTAQYSQAKLGQVWQVMTPLLNAAVYYFIFGVLLGTKRNVPDYVPFLVTGVFIWTFTQSSIMAGTRAISGNLGLVRALHFPRAALPISFALQQLQQLLFSMAALVVILLCFGVPLAASWLLAVPALVLQSVFNAGVSMIMARMGAKTPDIAQLMPFVLRTWMYVSGVMWSIDKLAKGHHDWPSWVVPVLQANPAAVYIDLMRYSLIDSFHASQLPHHVWAIAVGWALVAGVGGFIYFWKAEETYGRG; encoded by the coding sequence GTGAGCCAGGTCCTCGACACACCGCCCCCGACAGCGCCCCCGGCCGAAGGCGACCTCTCGGCCCTGGCCGCCCGGCACGGCCTCGCGGTCAGCGGCGCCCGCCCCTCACTGCCCGTGTACGTCCGCCAGCTGTGGGCACGGCGTCACTTCATCACCGCGTTCTCGACCGCCAAGCTCACCGCGCAGTACAGCCAGGCGAAGCTGGGCCAGGTCTGGCAGGTGATGACCCCGCTGTTGAACGCGGCGGTGTACTACTTCATCTTCGGTGTGCTGCTGGGCACCAAGAGGAATGTGCCGGACTACGTCCCGTTCCTGGTCACGGGCGTGTTCATCTGGACGTTCACGCAGAGCTCGATCATGGCGGGCACCCGCGCGATCTCCGGCAACCTGGGCCTCGTGCGCGCACTGCACTTCCCGCGGGCCGCGCTGCCGATCTCGTTCGCCCTCCAGCAGCTCCAGCAGCTGCTGTTCTCGATGGCCGCCCTGGTCGTGATCCTGCTCTGCTTCGGTGTCCCGCTCGCCGCGTCCTGGCTGCTGGCGGTCCCGGCGCTGGTCCTGCAGTCGGTCTTCAACGCGGGCGTCTCGATGATCATGGCGCGGATGGGCGCCAAGACGCCGGACATCGCGCAGCTGATGCCGTTCGTCCTGCGCACCTGGATGTACGTCTCGGGCGTGATGTGGAGCATCGACAAGCTGGCCAAGGGCCACCACGACTGGCCGTCCTGGGTGGTGCCCGTCCTCCAGGCCAACCCGGCCGCCGTCTACATCGACCTGATGCGCTACTCCCTGATCGACAGCTTCCACGCCAGCCAGCTGCCGCACCACGTGTGGGCGATCGCGGTGGGCTGGGCGCTGGTCGCCGGCGTCGGCGGCTTCATCTACTTCTGGAAGGCTGAGGAGACGTACGGCCGTGGCTGA